Proteins from a genomic interval of Ferviditalea candida:
- the ytxJ gene encoding bacillithiol system redox-active protein YtxJ, translated as MKSWREIKTIEEWRQTLQGSTEHPVIVFKHSTTCPVSANAFQEFQEYLQGQPREDADYVLVKVIESRPVSNQIAEDLAVRHASPQIILVDQKDSVWNATHWSITVEHISAVLN; from the coding sequence ATGAAGTCTTGGAGAGAGATTAAGACGATTGAAGAGTGGCGGCAAACTTTGCAAGGATCGACGGAGCACCCCGTCATTGTATTTAAGCACAGTACGACTTGTCCGGTCAGCGCAAACGCGTTTCAGGAGTTTCAGGAATACCTTCAGGGGCAGCCGAGAGAGGATGCGGATTACGTGCTGGTGAAGGTGATCGAATCGCGTCCGGTATCCAATCAAATTGCGGAAGACTTGGCAGTCAGACACGCATCCCCGCAAATCATTCTGGTTGATCAGAAGGATTCGGTTTGGAATGCCACCCATTGGTCGATTACGGTTGAGCACATTTCCGCAGTTCTGAACTGA
- the thyA gene encoding thymidylate synthase — MRQYLDLLQDILDHGVQKNDRTGTGTLSVFGRQMRFDLSEGFPLLTTKKLHIRSIVHELLWFLSGDTNIRYLQENNVTIWDEWADENGELGPVYGKQWRSWEAPDGREIDQIVQVVEQIKNNPDSRRHLVSAWNPADIGQMKLPPCHYAFQFYVADGKLSCMLSMRSVDTFLGLPFNIASYSLLTHMVAQQCGLEPGEFIWTGGDVHIYSNHLEQVRQQLSREPYPLPRLIIKRNPDSLFDYRYEDFEIADYQAHPHIKAPVAV, encoded by the coding sequence ATGAGGCAATATCTGGATCTGCTTCAGGATATTCTGGATCACGGCGTTCAAAAAAACGACCGGACCGGTACGGGGACGCTTTCCGTATTCGGCAGACAAATGCGATTTGACTTATCGGAAGGCTTTCCTCTGCTGACAACCAAAAAACTGCATATTCGATCGATTGTTCACGAACTGCTCTGGTTTTTGAGCGGGGATACGAATATCAGGTATTTGCAGGAAAACAATGTCACCATTTGGGACGAATGGGCGGATGAGAACGGGGAACTCGGCCCGGTTTACGGCAAACAGTGGCGGTCATGGGAGGCCCCCGACGGTAGGGAAATCGACCAGATCGTACAGGTCGTCGAGCAGATCAAAAACAACCCCGATTCCCGCAGGCACCTTGTATCGGCCTGGAATCCGGCAGATATCGGTCAAATGAAGCTGCCCCCCTGCCATTATGCTTTTCAATTTTACGTGGCGGACGGCAAGCTGTCCTGCATGCTGAGCATGAGAAGCGTCGACACGTTCTTGGGGCTGCCTTTCAACATAGCCAGCTATTCGCTGCTCACGCACATGGTCGCACAGCAATGCGGGCTTGAGCCCGGGGAATTTATATGGACAGGCGGAGACGTTCATATTTATTCGAACCATCTCGAACAGGTACGCCAGCAACTGTCCCGCGAGCCGTATCCGCTTCCCAGATTAATCATCAAGCGAAACCCGGACAGTCTGTTCGATTACCGCTATGAGGATTTTGAAATCGCCGATTATCAAGCGCATCCTCATATCAAGGCCCCGGTAGCGGTATAA
- a CDS encoding dihydrofolate reductase, giving the protein MSISIIVAMDRNRVIGKDNKLPWRLPAELAYFKKVTMGHPVIMGRKTHQSIGRPLPGRNNIVMTRDSGYQAEGCQVVHSIDESLRLIGEREAFVIGGAEMIRLFFSHTSKLYITWIDHEFEGDTFFPDFDETQWTLVSEKPGITDDNNPYTYFFRVYKRNH; this is encoded by the coding sequence GTGTCAATATCCATCATCGTGGCCATGGATCGCAACCGGGTGATCGGCAAGGACAACAAGCTTCCCTGGAGACTTCCTGCAGAATTGGCCTACTTCAAAAAAGTAACGATGGGGCATCCCGTCATCATGGGAAGAAAAACACATCAATCGATCGGCAGACCGCTTCCGGGCCGAAACAATATCGTCATGACGCGTGATTCCGGTTATCAGGCGGAAGGCTGCCAGGTCGTCCATTCCATTGACGAATCGTTGCGGCTGATTGGCGAACGGGAGGCATTTGTGATTGGCGGTGCGGAAATGATCCGATTGTTTTTTTCGCACACCTCCAAATTGTATATCACTTGGATCGATCACGAATTTGAAGGGGACACGTTTTTTCCGGATTTTGATGAAACTCAGTGGACGCTGGTTTCCGAAAAGCCGGGGATTACCGATGACAATAATCCTTATACATATTTTTTCAGAGTGTATAAGCGCAATCATTAA
- a CDS encoding metal-sensitive transcriptional regulator → MHVLYNDEIKNRLKRVEGQIRGVLRMMEEDKHCKDVVSQMSAVRSAVDKAIAHVVALNLEQCVIEAQSDGKDTKNLVKEAVELLVKSK, encoded by the coding sequence ATGCATGTGCTGTATAACGATGAGATCAAAAATCGCCTGAAACGGGTGGAAGGGCAAATTCGGGGCGTTCTGCGGATGATGGAGGAAGACAAACATTGCAAAGACGTAGTCAGCCAAATGAGCGCGGTGCGAAGTGCGGTGGATAAAGCGATTGCGCATGTCGTAGCGTTGAATCTGGAGCAATGCGTCATTGAGGCTCAAAGTGATGGAAAAGACACGAAAAATTTGGTTAAAGAGGCTGTCGAGCTGTTGGTGAAAAGTAAATAA
- the trxA gene encoding thioredoxin, whose protein sequence is MAIIQVNDSNFDEKVLQSDKLVVVDFWAEWCAPCRLIAPILEEIDKELNDQILIAKLNVDENPVTAAKHQIMGIPTMKFFKGGKTVNVTVGLQPKNQLLSMIKPHLQNA, encoded by the coding sequence ATGGCCATTATTCAGGTAAATGACAGCAACTTCGATGAGAAGGTTCTGCAGTCCGATAAACTGGTTGTTGTTGATTTCTGGGCCGAGTGGTGCGCACCCTGCCGCCTGATTGCCCCGATCTTGGAAGAAATCGACAAAGAGCTGAACGACCAGATTCTAATCGCCAAGTTGAATGTTGACGAGAATCCGGTAACAGCTGCGAAGCATCAAATTATGGGAATTCCAACCATGAAATTTTTCAAAGGCGGCAAAACCGTTAATGTCACGGTCGGACTGCAGCCGAAGAATCAATTGCTCAGCATGATCAAGCCTCATTTACAAAATGCTTAA
- a CDS encoding rhodanese-like domain-containing protein, with translation MAYQATKQATGAEVEERIKNNEEVNIIDVREDVEWISGHIPQAKHIPLGQLLQRLDELDKNKEYIMVCAGGNRSSLACEFLSERGYDVTNLIGGMSRWRGEVATGR, from the coding sequence ATGGCATATCAAGCAACAAAACAAGCAACTGGTGCAGAAGTAGAGGAAAGAATTAAAAACAATGAAGAGGTAAACATTATTGATGTGCGCGAGGATGTTGAGTGGATTTCCGGACATATTCCTCAAGCTAAACACATTCCATTAGGACAGCTGTTGCAGCGTTTGGATGAACTTGACAAAAACAAGGAGTATATCATGGTATGTGCGGGTGGCAACCGCAGCTCTTTGGCATGCGAGTTCCTTTCCGAAAGAGGGTACGACGTAACAAACCTGATCGGCGGAATGTCCCGTTGGAGAGGCGAAGTTGCAACTGGACGTTAA
- a CDS encoding MBL fold metallo-hydrolase, with amino-acid sequence MTQLPSISVEELHRRMNSGEKVFVLDVRGAQAYSEWKINHKNLTSVNITNSTFLKGDERTFDPLPKDQDIIVVCAKGKTAQEVTNMLLGKGYRAVYLEGGMESWSQFYYPTTVTKDDKMEVIQINRLAKGCLSYMIVSEGTALVIDPSIKTDVYTKLAAEKNAKVAHIMDSHCHADHISGGSKLASETGATYYISSSEVQGTNLKYEPLEKHDSVKFGSVEVEVIPVPTPGHTPGSTSFFVNRKYLMSGDTIFVGGLGRPDLGGKAKEWAEDLYDTVFKKVSDMPDDVFVLPAHFGDISEINDNGIVGATLGEIRDANEIMRTTDRAKFTETVASAASTLKPPNFEEIVSINRGEIFVDMARAAELEIGPNRCAVHHAT; translated from the coding sequence GTGACACAGCTACCATCAATTTCCGTTGAAGAGCTACACAGAAGAATGAATTCCGGTGAAAAGGTTTTTGTGCTTGATGTCAGGGGCGCCCAGGCATACTCTGAGTGGAAAATCAATCACAAAAACTTAACCTCCGTCAACATCACGAACTCAACCTTCCTGAAGGGCGATGAACGTACTTTTGATCCTCTTCCGAAGGATCAGGACATCATCGTTGTTTGCGCGAAAGGAAAAACTGCCCAGGAAGTAACGAACATGCTGCTGGGCAAAGGCTACCGTGCCGTTTATCTTGAAGGCGGGATGGAGTCATGGAGCCAATTTTACTATCCGACAACCGTCACGAAAGATGACAAGATGGAAGTCATTCAAATTAACCGTCTGGCCAAAGGCTGCTTGTCTTACATGATTGTTTCCGAAGGTACGGCCTTGGTGATCGATCCCAGCATTAAAACGGATGTCTATACGAAATTGGCTGCCGAAAAGAACGCCAAAGTCGCTCATATTATGGATTCTCACTGCCATGCCGACCATATTTCCGGAGGTTCTAAGCTGGCCTCGGAAACGGGCGCGACATACTACATTTCTTCCAGTGAAGTTCAAGGCACCAATCTGAAGTACGAGCCGTTGGAAAAACATGATTCCGTCAAATTCGGCAGCGTAGAGGTTGAAGTTATTCCGGTTCCGACACCTGGACATACGCCGGGATCCACTTCCTTCTTCGTCAATCGGAAGTACCTGATGTCAGGGGATACGATTTTTGTCGGCGGTCTGGGCAGACCGGACTTGGGCGGCAAAGCCAAAGAATGGGCAGAGGACTTGTACGATACGGTATTCAAAAAAGTCAGCGATATGCCGGATGACGTATTTGTATTGCCTGCGCATTTCGGGGATATCAGTGAAATTAACGATAACGGAATCGTTGGAGCAACTTTGGGTGAAATTCGCGACGCAAATGAAATTATGAGAACGACGGACCGTGCGAAGTTCACCGAAACTGTGGCTTCGGCGGCCTCCACTTTGAAACCGCCGAACTTTGAAGAAATTGTATCCATCAACCGCGGCGAGATTTTCGTGGATATGGCGAGAGCAGCCGAGCTGGAAATCGGACCGAACCGCTGCGCGGTACATCACGCCACCTGA
- a CDS encoding metal-sensitive transcriptional regulator: MKYDKQIMDRLRRVEGQIRGILKMMEAEKSCKDVVSQMTAVRSAVDKAIAYAVALNLEQCVLEASEDDSRDFIQEAVDLMTRSKS, translated from the coding sequence ATGAAATACGACAAACAAATCATGGACCGGTTGCGAAGGGTGGAAGGCCAAATTCGCGGCATCCTGAAGATGATGGAAGCGGAAAAGAGCTGCAAGGATGTCGTCAGTCAAATGACGGCTGTGCGAAGCGCGGTAGATAAAGCGATAGCTTATGCCGTTGCGCTGAACCTTGAACAATGTGTTCTTGAAGCGTCGGAGGACGATTCCAGAGATTTTATCCAAGAAGCGGTCGATCTGATGACCAGAAGCAAGTCTTAA
- a CDS encoding potassium channel family protein: MRILRQLSIALTLMIIVIIIGTAGFVLLEKLSLFDSLWLTVITVLTVGYGDTFPKTLAGKIFALAIIPVGIGIVTYAIGTITAGLVEGHFSKSVGRKRMDRKISQLRDHYIICGYGRVGQQVAAQLQAEKVPIVVIDRIWEHPDAHMSSLLYIEGDATGDGILVRAGIEHAAGLAACLPGDADNVFIALTAKGIRPGIQIAARAERPEAEEILIRAGADKVINPSSIGGKRMAMSLLKPASVEYIDTILQSRQQEFSVEEIVISASSDLVNQSIRQVDVREKFGINIVAVKTDRKLHTSPKADYIFREFDTLIVFGSREDLIRFEQAAK, translated from the coding sequence ATGCGGATATTGAGACAGTTGTCCATCGCGTTGACGCTTATGATCATCGTCATCATCATCGGCACCGCAGGTTTTGTTCTGCTGGAAAAGCTGAGTCTTTTCGATTCGCTGTGGCTGACCGTGATAACTGTGCTGACGGTTGGCTACGGAGATACCTTTCCAAAAACCTTAGCGGGCAAAATTTTCGCGCTGGCGATCATTCCCGTCGGCATCGGCATCGTCACCTATGCCATAGGAACAATAACCGCAGGCCTTGTAGAAGGGCATTTTTCCAAATCGGTGGGGAGAAAGAGGATGGACAGGAAGATCAGTCAATTGCGTGATCATTACATCATATGCGGTTACGGAAGGGTCGGACAGCAGGTCGCTGCCCAGCTTCAAGCTGAAAAAGTGCCGATCGTCGTGATTGATCGAATATGGGAACATCCGGATGCTCATATGTCATCCTTGCTGTATATTGAAGGAGATGCGACGGGAGACGGCATATTGGTAAGGGCGGGTATTGAGCACGCTGCGGGATTGGCGGCTTGCCTTCCGGGGGATGCGGACAATGTGTTCATCGCCTTGACAGCCAAGGGAATCCGGCCCGGCATTCAAATCGCGGCCAGGGCGGAGCGTCCCGAAGCCGAAGAGATTCTGATCCGAGCGGGCGCGGACAAAGTTATCAATCCCTCCAGCATCGGCGGGAAACGAATGGCCATGTCCTTATTGAAGCCGGCCAGTGTGGAATATATCGATACGATTCTTCAGTCGCGCCAACAGGAATTCAGCGTAGAGGAGATTGTAATTTCCGCTTCGTCGGATTTGGTGAATCAAAGCATCCGTCAGGTTGATGTCCGGGAAAAATTCGGGATCAACATCGTGGCCGTGAAGACGGACAGAAAATTGCATACGAGTCCCAAAGCGGACTACATCTTCAGGGAATTTGACACACTAATCGTATTTGGTTCCAGGGAAGATCTGATCCGGTTCGAACAGGCGGCGAAATAA
- a CDS encoding LytS/YhcK type 5TM receptor domain-containing protein has protein sequence MEDLTLIMFQRMGTLLIMTFMLTRFPLFRQLLDREVNISTSVYFSVLFGLFGIAGTYAGVVIHDGVPNPSFWLFTLNGNDTIAHSGLVGVVIGGLFGGPVVGLSSGIITGFHLYTLGGFAALANALAAPVTGLFAGWIGRFFSQERVISATKALFIGMFAPILLMGFILIFSSSPEVSIPIVNIIGIPMVITNSISIAIFTTMFRVALKEEERAAAFETQRALKIADLTIPHLKQGLTADTANATAELLMRELKAAAVAVADTDHILSHVGIGRSHHHPGEKLQTELLYKAIATGSIQIAYRRSQIQCAHKKCPLGASIIVPISQAGHVAGLINIYYKRPQQIRSVEIVLAKGLGKLISSQLSLAMSEKISRLMKDTELRVLQAQINPHFLFNTLNSIVTLIRTDPQLARHVTVHLGNFMRQNLKITSSRLIPIAQEMNHLNSYLEIIRIRFADQISIVCEVDEELADVLIPTATLQPLVENCINHGLKEKSANGKIAVQIRKKADRVQVSIEDNGSGIPGHILPLLGEVPISSSEGNGIGVHNVNHRLISLLGVQSRLQIRNKTEGGSRITFSIPIHVQERTG, from the coding sequence GTGGAAGATCTGACGTTGATTATGTTTCAACGAATGGGAACGCTGCTGATCATGACCTTTATGTTGACCCGCTTTCCTTTATTCAGACAGCTGCTCGATCGGGAAGTCAACATCAGCACTTCCGTGTATTTCTCCGTCCTATTCGGCCTGTTCGGAATAGCCGGTACCTATGCGGGAGTGGTGATTCACGACGGTGTTCCGAATCCTTCCTTTTGGCTTTTTACCCTGAACGGCAATGATACGATCGCCCATTCCGGACTGGTCGGCGTCGTCATCGGAGGATTGTTCGGCGGTCCGGTGGTCGGTCTCAGCTCGGGCATCATTACCGGCTTCCATCTTTATACGCTGGGCGGATTCGCCGCGCTGGCGAACGCCCTCGCCGCCCCGGTTACCGGTTTGTTCGCCGGCTGGATCGGAAGATTCTTTTCGCAGGAGCGTGTGATATCCGCTACAAAAGCTTTATTCATCGGAATGTTCGCTCCGATCCTGTTAATGGGTTTTATTTTGATTTTCTCTTCCTCTCCCGAGGTAAGCATACCGATCGTCAATATAATCGGCATTCCGATGGTCATTACCAACAGCATCTCAATCGCCATCTTTACGACGATGTTTCGGGTTGCCTTGAAGGAGGAAGAAAGGGCAGCGGCTTTTGAAACCCAACGCGCATTAAAAATTGCGGATTTGACGATCCCTCATCTGAAGCAGGGGCTGACGGCGGATACCGCAAACGCAACTGCGGAATTATTGATGCGTGAATTGAAAGCGGCTGCAGTGGCGGTAGCGGACACGGATCATATTTTGTCGCATGTCGGCATCGGCAGATCCCATCATCATCCGGGAGAAAAATTGCAAACCGAGCTGTTGTATAAGGCGATCGCGACAGGGAGCATCCAAATCGCATACCGCAGGAGCCAAATTCAATGCGCACACAAAAAATGCCCTCTCGGCGCGAGCATTATCGTGCCGATCAGCCAGGCCGGCCATGTTGCCGGGCTGATCAACATTTATTACAAACGTCCTCAGCAGATACGTTCGGTGGAAATTGTGCTGGCCAAAGGTTTGGGAAAGCTCATCTCCAGTCAATTGAGTCTGGCTATGAGCGAAAAAATCTCCAGACTCATGAAGGATACAGAGCTTCGCGTGCTGCAGGCCCAGATCAATCCGCATTTTTTGTTCAATACGCTGAATTCGATTGTCACTCTGATCCGGACGGATCCCCAGCTGGCCCGCCATGTGACCGTTCATTTGGGCAATTTCATGCGGCAGAATCTGAAGATCACGTCCTCACGGCTGATTCCCATAGCGCAGGAAATGAATCATTTGAACAGCTATCTTGAAATCATCCGTATTCGGTTTGCCGACCAAATCTCCATTGTTTGCGAAGTCGACGAGGAGTTGGCTGACGTCCTCATTCCGACGGCCACGCTTCAGCCGCTTGTGGAAAATTGCATCAATCACGGCCTGAAGGAGAAGTCCGCCAATGGAAAGATTGCCGTCCAGATCCGCAAAAAGGCAGACCGCGTACAGGTGAGCATCGAAGACAACGGTTCGGGAATCCCCGGGCATATTCTTCCTTTGCTGGGAGAAGTGCCGATCAGCAGCAGCGAGGGAAACGGCATCGGGGTGCATAACGTGAACCATCGATTAATCAGCCTGCTGGGTGTGCAATCAAGGCTTCAGATCCGGAACAAAACCGAAGGCGGCAGCCGGATTACGTTTTCCATTCCAATCCATGTGCAAGAAAGGACGGGATAA
- a CDS encoding LytR/AlgR family response regulator transcription factor has product MSIRVMVAEDERLAREELVYLLEQEDGIEILPQANNGRELLQYIEQFEPDVIFVDIQMPEISGLQAARMLSSRKNPPMIVFTTAHEDYAVEAFGLNALDYLLKPYDHHRLKETINRIRSRMLPKAKTDEALSPKASNGRMQGTPGRFTKLVIDDGSRKILIDPAAILYAERDERSVHIHTTDQKYSTKMTLQQLEERLHEYPFFRPHRSYLVNLNMILELVPWFNGAYNVILKDHQRTQIPVSRSSVKDLLDLLES; this is encoded by the coding sequence ATGAGCATTCGAGTGATGGTTGCGGAAGATGAGCGCTTGGCCAGAGAAGAACTGGTGTATTTGCTGGAGCAGGAAGACGGAATCGAAATCCTGCCGCAGGCGAACAACGGCCGGGAACTGCTGCAGTATATAGAGCAATTTGAACCGGATGTCATTTTTGTCGACATCCAGATGCCTGAAATATCCGGGCTTCAGGCGGCCCGCATGTTATCCTCGCGCAAAAATCCGCCAATGATCGTTTTTACGACAGCACACGAGGATTATGCGGTGGAAGCGTTCGGACTGAATGCGCTGGATTATTTGCTGAAGCCTTACGATCATCACCGGTTGAAGGAGACGATCAACCGCATCCGCAGCCGGATGCTGCCGAAAGCAAAAACCGACGAAGCCTTGTCCCCGAAGGCATCGAACGGCCGGATGCAGGGAACGCCGGGCAGGTTCACCAAATTGGTGATTGACGACGGAAGCCGCAAAATTTTGATAGACCCTGCCGCCATCCTGTACGCCGAACGAGATGAACGCAGTGTTCATATTCATACGACGGATCAAAAGTATTCCACCAAAATGACGCTTCAGCAGTTGGAGGAACGGTTGCATGAATATCCCTTCTTCCGCCCCCACCGCAGCTATCTGGTCAATTTGAACATGATTCTGGAACTGGTTCCATGGTTTAACGGAGCGTATAATGTGATTTTAAAAGATCATCAGCGGACGCAAATTCCCGTTTCGCGTTCTTCGGTGAAAGATCTGCTGGATCTGTTGGAAAGTTAA
- a CDS encoding DUF485 domain-containing protein — MKLPGAERLRSDVLIQVLLKRKKSFIIPATLFFLSFYFTLPVLTSFYPEIVNVIIWRGISLAWMLAFAQFVMTGLIVVLYIWKAHRYDTLVEKIRMERLREYEDSISGGEKVNT; from the coding sequence TTGAAATTGCCCGGCGCGGAAAGATTGCGTTCAGATGTGCTGATCCAAGTATTGCTGAAGCGGAAAAAAAGCTTCATCATCCCAGCAACCCTATTTTTTCTTTCATTTTATTTTACTTTGCCGGTTCTGACTTCATTTTATCCCGAAATTGTAAACGTTATCATCTGGCGGGGGATTTCACTTGCATGGATGCTCGCCTTTGCCCAATTCGTCATGACGGGCTTGATCGTTGTGCTTTATATTTGGAAAGCCCATCGTTATGACACTTTGGTGGAAAAAATCCGCATGGAACGGCTGCGGGAGTACGAAGATTCGATCAGCGGCGGGGAGAAGGTGAATACATGA
- a CDS encoding solute symporter family protein — protein sequence MNPTGFVFFVSIVIGTLVITYYASQRMTNPNDFYAAGHELNGIQNGFAIAGDYMSAASFLGITGSIALYGYDGFFYSIGFFVSYLVLLLIVAEPLHNLGKYTVADAVHVRFRSRKLRGVIALNTLSISVIYMIAQLVGAGALIHLLLNIDNSSAILIVGILMTTYVVFGGMIATSWVQIIKSILLLAGTLIMSLIIFSRFGWSLQNMFSSVATATPLGDKFLQPGNQYDNPIDTLSFNLALILGTAGLPHILVRLFTVRETKTARFSVVTATGVIGIYYIMTIFLGFGAASFVGWRQLEEAGYAGNLAAPLLANALGGEFLMAFISAVAFATILAVVSGLVLSASSAFAHDFYSSIFRRGTASEKEQMYAAKLSSIGVGLISIVLAIGAQKLNVAFLVALAFAVAASANLPMIVLILFWKKFNPAGAIAGILTGLASSIILVLLSPNVMDPVDGWIRVKALFPLENPGIISIPLGFAGAIIGTLISGKPSDQRYDRFLFQALTGMKPEK from the coding sequence ATGAATCCGACCGGATTTGTATTTTTCGTCTCCATCGTTATCGGAACGCTGGTGATTACTTACTATGCTTCGCAGCGGATGACCAATCCCAACGACTTTTATGCGGCCGGTCATGAATTGAACGGAATTCAGAACGGGTTTGCCATCGCCGGTGATTATATGAGCGCAGCTTCCTTTCTGGGCATTACCGGCTCCATCGCTTTGTACGGCTATGACGGTTTTTTTTATTCCATCGGATTTTTCGTCTCATATCTCGTGCTTCTGCTGATTGTTGCCGAACCGCTGCACAATCTCGGCAAATATACGGTCGCGGACGCGGTTCATGTGCGGTTTCGGTCCAGGAAGTTGAGGGGGGTCATCGCTTTAAATACACTCTCGATTTCCGTCATTTACATGATTGCCCAACTGGTGGGGGCAGGGGCGCTGATTCATCTGCTGTTGAACATTGACAACTCTTCCGCGATCCTGATTGTGGGCATACTGATGACCACCTACGTCGTTTTCGGGGGGATGATCGCCACCTCATGGGTGCAAATTATCAAATCGATTTTGCTGTTGGCCGGAACGCTGATCATGAGCCTGATCATCTTTTCCCGGTTCGGCTGGAGCTTGCAGAACATGTTTAGTTCTGTAGCGACGGCAACCCCTTTAGGGGATAAATTTCTGCAGCCGGGAAATCAGTACGACAATCCGATCGATACGTTATCGTTCAATTTGGCGTTGATTCTGGGGACGGCGGGACTTCCGCACATCCTGGTTCGGCTATTCACGGTCAGAGAAACAAAAACCGCGCGTTTTTCCGTAGTGACGGCGACCGGCGTCATCGGAATTTATTATATCATGACGATCTTTCTCGGCTTCGGCGCCGCTTCGTTTGTCGGTTGGCGGCAGTTGGAGGAAGCGGGTTATGCAGGAAATTTGGCGGCTCCGCTGCTTGCCAACGCTCTGGGGGGAGAATTCCTGATGGCGTTTATTTCAGCGGTGGCTTTCGCCACGATTCTGGCGGTCGTATCCGGACTAGTGCTGTCGGCATCCTCCGCTTTTGCCCATGATTTTTACAGCAGTATTTTTCGCCGGGGAACCGCTTCGGAGAAAGAGCAGATGTATGCGGCCAAGCTGTCCTCGATAGGCGTTGGATTGATCTCAATCGTACTGGCAATCGGCGCCCAGAAGCTGAATGTGGCGTTTCTTGTGGCCTTGGCGTTTGCCGTTGCAGCTTCGGCGAATCTGCCGATGATTGTGCTGATCCTGTTTTGGAAAAAATTCAATCCCGCCGGAGCGATCGCCGGCATCCTGACAGGCTTGGCCTCATCGATCATTCTGGTCCTGCTGAGTCCGAATGTGATGGATCCTGTAGACGGCTGGATTCGGGTGAAAGCGCTGTTCCCTCTTGAAAATCCGGGCATCATTTCGATCCCATTGGGCTTTGCCGGAGCGATCATCGGCACCTTAATATCCGGAAAGCCCAGTGACCAGCGATATGATCGCTTCTTGTTCCAAGCATTGACCGGCATGAAACCGGAAAAATGA